The following coding sequences are from one Granulicella sp. L56 window:
- a CDS encoding VWA domain-containing protein: MLSMRALLSGAMLLGVLSFQAAEAQSAASQNQPSASDVPTLHVTSRLVFLDVTVLDAKGHPVVKGLTQDDFSITQDKKPQKIFSFEAPDAHVAAGDAADDNPAGKAPVTIFVLDQLNSTFEQMAYIRYCVQQYLAKEPKQLKAPAEVMVLGNESLEMAQGYTRDKRELLSAVEHVPAAIPYKLNPSFFTERFLQSINGLRQIALENSGIPGRKNIVWIGHGGPSLYTSFLDGTTADKVTAYVHKTANMLVNARMSLFLIYPGLEVAPYRTFSRSASASEEEIGDDDPFSGDVNFGIFVNETGGRLFYNRNDLDQLIRTSVELGSHYYTLTYQPPEDIANGKFLRVRVTMRNPALQALTKAGYFSPDKGQPTDPRLDALYNIAEAVQTNVPFAGLDIGVENIVRHSDTNSAEFTVNVNMKNADWKPGTDGKSAVDIGFAGASLSSRHLVLASKTEAFSLTNPSQDPDHLKALQAHLTMTLRVPRNTKSVRLVVGSLLGGRIGSVDVDRKMIDTAPDLPTPEPKLLPQPAKRPPQ, translated from the coding sequence ATGCTGTCGATGCGTGCACTTCTCTCCGGGGCCATGTTGTTGGGCGTTCTATCTTTTCAGGCAGCAGAGGCACAAAGCGCTGCCTCGCAAAACCAGCCATCGGCCAGCGACGTTCCCACATTGCACGTCACCTCGCGGCTGGTCTTTCTCGACGTCACCGTTCTGGACGCGAAGGGCCATCCCGTCGTGAAGGGGCTCACCCAGGACGACTTCTCCATCACGCAGGACAAAAAGCCGCAAAAGATCTTTTCCTTCGAGGCCCCCGACGCCCATGTGGCGGCAGGCGATGCCGCAGACGACAACCCCGCAGGCAAGGCCCCCGTCACCATCTTTGTGCTCGACCAGTTGAACTCCACCTTCGAGCAGATGGCCTATATCCGCTACTGCGTGCAGCAGTATCTGGCGAAGGAGCCGAAGCAGCTAAAGGCACCGGCCGAGGTGATGGTACTGGGCAACGAGTCGCTGGAGATGGCGCAGGGTTATACCCGCGACAAGCGGGAGCTGCTCTCGGCGGTAGAACATGTTCCGGCAGCGATCCCCTATAAGCTGAATCCTTCCTTCTTCACCGAGCGGTTTCTCCAGTCGATCAATGGGCTGCGTCAGATCGCGCTTGAGAACAGCGGCATCCCCGGACGAAAGAACATCGTCTGGATCGGGCACGGCGGCCCCAGCCTCTACACCTCCTTCCTCGACGGCACCACGGCCGACAAGGTCACCGCCTATGTTCACAAGACTGCGAACATGCTGGTGAATGCGCGCATGAGCCTGTTTCTCATCTATCCGGGGCTGGAGGTCGCGCCCTACCGCACCTTCTCCAGAAGCGCGAGCGCATCCGAGGAGGAGATCGGCGACGACGACCCCTTCTCGGGCGACGTGAACTTCGGCATCTTCGTGAATGAGACCGGCGGCAGACTCTTCTATAACCGCAACGATCTCGACCAGCTCATCCGCACCTCGGTCGAGCTGGGCTCGCACTACTACACGCTTACCTACCAGCCGCCCGAGGACATTGCGAACGGAAAATTTCTCCGCGTCCGTGTCACCATGCGCAATCCCGCCCTGCAAGCACTCACCAAGGCAGGCTACTTTTCGCCGGACAAGGGCCAGCCCACCGATCCGCGGCTCGACGCTCTCTACAACATCGCCGAAGCCGTACAGACCAACGTGCCGTTTGCGGGCCTCGATATAGGGGTGGAGAACATCGTGCGCCATAGCGATACCAACTCAGCCGAGTTCACGGTGAATGTGAACATGAAGAACGCGGACTGGAAGCCCGGTACCGATGGAAAGAGCGCGGTCGACATAGGGTTCGCCGGGGCGAGCCTGTCCAGTCGGCACCTTGTGCTGGCTTCAAAGACCGAGGCCTTCAGCCTGACCAACCCCTCGCAGGACCCCGATCATCTGAAGGCGCTGCAGGCGCACCTTACGATGACTCTTCGCGTGCCACGCAACACAAAATCGGTGCGGCTGGTGGTCGGCTCGCTGCTCGGCGGACGCATCGGCTCGGTGGACGTAGACCGCAAGATGATCGACACCGCGCCCGACCTGCCCACACCGGAGCCGAAGCTGCTGCCGCAACCAGCCAAACGGCCGCCGCAATAG
- a CDS encoding DUF4292 domain-containing protein, whose translation MSLKKTVAVGLISLVPALTGCLTHTRIVPRTHLAEMVIGTSLDQLVHQINTQYDAINTFKASVEITATTGGSLQGQVTEHPSFSGYIFMRKPEDLRVILLLPVLRNQAMDMVSDGKTWKLWIPPRNRAMDGTSQVTTPSKNGLENLRPAVIFNSLFIRGLDPDEITSLTTDIRIVQDPKKKKDLIEEPDYELQILSQPQGQTAHIHRVIHISRIDLEPFQQDIYDADGKVVTQAIYSNYQKYGDISFPSKIVITRPLDQYSLTVTITKLTLNQPLDNDQFEMKIPDNVPVQHMN comes from the coding sequence ATGAGTTTAAAAAAGACGGTAGCGGTGGGATTGATTAGCCTGGTTCCGGCGCTGACCGGATGCCTGACGCATACCCGCATCGTGCCCCGAACTCACCTCGCCGAGATGGTGATCGGCACCTCCCTCGACCAGTTGGTCCATCAGATCAATACCCAGTACGACGCCATCAACACCTTCAAGGCCTCGGTCGAGATCACCGCAACCACAGGTGGCTCGTTGCAGGGCCAGGTCACCGAGCATCCCAGCTTCAGCGGTTATATCTTCATGCGCAAGCCCGAAGACCTGCGCGTCATCCTGCTCCTCCCCGTCCTGCGCAACCAGGCGATGGACATGGTGAGCGACGGGAAGACCTGGAAGCTGTGGATTCCCCCCAGAAATCGCGCCATGGATGGCACCAGCCAGGTGACCACCCCCTCGAAGAATGGTCTTGAGAACCTTCGCCCCGCAGTTATCTTTAACTCCCTGTTTATTCGCGGCCTGGACCCTGACGAGATCACCTCGCTCACCACCGATATTCGTATTGTGCAGGACCCGAAGAAGAAGAAAGACCTGATCGAAGAGCCCGACTACGAGCTACAGATCCTGTCGCAGCCCCAGGGCCAGACGGCGCACATTCATCGCGTCATCCACATCAGCCGCATCGATTTGGAGCCGTTCCAGCAGGACATCTACGATGCGGACGGCAAGGTCGTCACCCAGGCCATCTACAGCAATTACCAGAAGTACGGCGACATCTCGTTCCCGTCGAAGATCGTCATCACGCGGCCTCTGGATCAGTACAGCCTGACCGTCACCATCACCAAGCTGACGCTAAACCAGCCGCTCGACAACGACCAGTTCGAGATGAAGATCCCCGACAACGTCCCCGTCCAGCACATGAACTAG